In Planctomycetota bacterium, one genomic interval encodes:
- a CDS encoding 30S ribosomal protein S1 — translation MVDFNLIKELEDEALSANALMTEANELGNDLASFLGDEVSDITRGKILTGRVVGFAGDDVVVDVGFKSEGLVNKSEFDEFEEIKLGSTFEVLLENLEAENGVIQLSKRKADRIRGWERIITEKAEGDEVEGKVMRKIKGGLLVDIGVPVFLPASQVDIRRPADIGEYIGKKIKAKILKIDTDRRNIVISRRKLVEEERAEKREKLLTTLTEGDLVKGVVKNIADFGAFVDIGGLDGLLHVTDMSWGRVNHPSEMLSINQEIEVKVLSIDREKEKIALGLKQREANPWDSIADKYPISSKVKGEVVNIVSYGAFVKLEDGIEGLVHISEMSWTRRVNHPSEIVNAGDMVEVVVLDINRDKQEISLGMKQAEVNPWDLVADKYPPGTVIDGIVRNLTNYGAFVEIEPGIDGMLHVSDLSWTKKVAHPNELLKKGQEIKCIVLEVDQEKQRVSLGVKQLSEDPWIEAIPTHYQPGMVVHGKVTKITNFGVFVELEEDLEGLLHISELADHKVENPQDVVKVGEDLEVKILRVDVEERKIGLSLKRAQLPGESEGGSESFRSSDSVQPSRGGMDAHANILGTDKISFGPGGAKTGKDKDDAGE, via the coding sequence GTGGTTGATTTCAATCTGATCAAAGAACTCGAAGATGAGGCGTTAAGCGCCAACGCGCTGATGACCGAGGCCAACGAGCTGGGCAACGATCTTGCATCGTTCCTCGGCGACGAAGTCTCGGACATCACGCGGGGCAAGATTCTCACGGGGCGCGTCGTCGGTTTCGCCGGCGATGACGTCGTCGTGGACGTCGGCTTCAAGAGCGAGGGCCTGGTCAACAAGAGCGAGTTCGACGAGTTCGAGGAGATCAAGCTCGGGAGCACGTTCGAAGTGCTGCTGGAGAATCTCGAAGCCGAGAACGGCGTGATTCAGCTATCGAAGCGCAAGGCCGATCGCATCCGCGGCTGGGAGCGGATCATCACCGAGAAGGCCGAGGGCGACGAAGTCGAAGGCAAGGTCATGCGGAAGATCAAGGGCGGTCTGCTGGTGGACATCGGCGTGCCGGTGTTCCTGCCGGCGTCGCAGGTGGACATCCGCCGCCCCGCCGACATCGGCGAGTACATCGGCAAGAAGATCAAGGCGAAGATCCTCAAGATCGACACCGACCGCCGCAACATCGTCATCTCCCGCCGTAAGCTCGTCGAAGAGGAGCGGGCCGAGAAGCGCGAGAAACTGCTCACGACGCTCACCGAGGGCGATCTCGTCAAGGGCGTGGTCAAAAACATCGCCGACTTCGGCGCGTTCGTGGACATCGGCGGGCTCGACGGCCTGCTGCACGTGACGGACATGAGCTGGGGCCGGGTCAATCATCCTTCGGAGATGCTCAGCATCAATCAGGAGATCGAGGTCAAGGTGCTTTCGATCGACCGCGAGAAGGAGAAGATCGCGCTGGGGCTCAAGCAGCGTGAGGCCAATCCATGGGACTCGATCGCGGACAAGTACCCGATCAGCTCCAAGGTCAAGGGCGAAGTCGTCAACATCGTCAGCTACGGCGCCTTCGTCAAGCTCGAGGACGGCATCGAAGGCCTCGTACACATCAGCGAAATGTCGTGGACCCGCCGGGTCAATCACCCGTCGGAGATCGTCAACGCCGGCGACATGGTCGAAGTCGTCGTGCTCGACATCAACCGCGACAAGCAGGAAATCAGTCTGGGCATGAAGCAGGCGGAAGTGAACCCGTGGGATCTTGTCGCCGACAAGTACCCGCCCGGCACCGTCATCGACGGCATCGTGCGGAACCTCACGAACTACGGCGCTTTCGTCGAGATCGAGCCGGGCATCGACGGCATGCTGCACGTCAGCGATCTGTCGTGGACCAAGAAGGTGGCTCACCCCAACGAGCTGCTTAAGAAGGGTCAGGAGATCAAGTGCATCGTGCTCGAAGTTGATCAGGAGAAGCAGCGCGTCAGTCTGGGCGTCAAGCAGCTTTCCGAAGACCCGTGGATCGAAGCGATCCCGACGCACTATCAGCCGGGCATGGTCGTGCACGGCAAGGTCACGAAGATCACCAACTTCGGCGTGTTCGTCGAACTCGAAGAGGACCTGGAAGGCCTGCTCCATATCTCCGAGCTGGCGGACCACAAGGTAGAGAACCCGCAGGATGTGGTCAAGGTCGGCGAGGACCTGGAGGTCAAGATCCTCCGCGTCGACGTCGAAGAGCGCAAGATCGGCCTGTCGCTGAAGCGTGCTCAGCTTCCGGGCGAGTCCGAGGGCGGCAGCGAATCGTTCCGTTCGTCGGACAGCGTGCAGCCGTCCCGCGGCGGCATGGATGCACATGCCAACATCCTCGGCACCGACAAGATCAGCTTCGGTCCCGGCGGTGCGAAGACCGGCAAGGACAAGGACGACGCCGGCGAGTGA
- a CDS encoding sulfatase-like hydrolase/transferase: MRIMKQLLALLIVLVAAGAVDAAKKPNILIVFGDMWRAQATGYAGDPNVKTPQLDKLAARSADLFNAVSSQPVCCPFRASLITGQRPLTHGVFLNDVPLQTNATTLAPALIAAGYTTGYIGKWHLDGNHRESYIPKERQHGFEYWKVLDCTHDYNHSPYFEGDDPTKQFWEGYDAFAQTADAQKYIRDHAKGDKPFALVLSWGPPHNPYQTAPKEYRDMYDPASLKLRENVPAEHEKQSRIDLAGYYAHCTALDHCIGELMDTLRETGIERDTIVVFTSDHGAMLGSQGMIRKQKPWDESIRTPMLWHYPAGLGEDGKRIDTPMNSEDIMPTLLGLAGVPIPDTVEGLDYSGYMKGGDNPNKDNAALITCPAPFGEWTRARGGKEFRGVRTERYTYARDLNGPWLLYDNQTDPYQLRNLIDDPAANDLKTKLDALLTRRLAETHDDFKPAQVYIDRWHWKVQADGTAGYTK, translated from the coding sequence ATGCGAATCATGAAACAACTTCTCGCACTGTTAATCGTACTGGTCGCTGCGGGCGCTGTCGACGCCGCGAAGAAGCCGAACATCCTCATCGTGTTCGGCGACATGTGGCGGGCGCAGGCGACGGGCTACGCCGGGGACCCCAACGTCAAGACGCCTCAGCTCGACAAGCTGGCGGCTCGGTCGGCGGATCTTTTCAACGCGGTGTCGAGTCAGCCGGTGTGCTGCCCGTTCCGCGCTTCGCTTATCACGGGGCAGCGCCCGCTCACGCATGGCGTCTTTCTCAATGACGTGCCGCTGCAAACCAATGCGACGACGCTCGCCCCCGCGCTGATCGCCGCCGGTTACACGACCGGATACATCGGTAAGTGGCACCTGGACGGGAATCATCGCGAGTCGTACATCCCCAAGGAGCGGCAGCACGGATTCGAATATTGGAAAGTGCTCGACTGCACGCACGACTACAACCACTCGCCGTACTTTGAAGGGGATGACCCGACCAAACAATTTTGGGAAGGATATGACGCGTTTGCACAGACGGCTGATGCGCAAAAATACATTCGCGATCACGCCAAGGGCGACAAGCCGTTCGCGCTGGTACTGTCGTGGGGTCCGCCGCACAATCCGTATCAGACCGCGCCGAAGGAATATCGCGACATGTACGACCCGGCTTCGCTGAAGCTGCGCGAGAACGTGCCGGCGGAGCATGAGAAGCAATCGCGCATTGATCTGGCCGGCTATTACGCCCATTGCACCGCGCTCGATCACTGCATTGGCGAACTGATGGACACGCTGCGCGAGACGGGTATCGAGCGCGACACGATCGTGGTGTTCACCTCCGATCACGGCGCCATGCTCGGGTCGCAGGGCATGATCCGAAAGCAGAAACCGTGGGACGAATCGATCCGCACGCCGATGCTCTGGCATTACCCGGCGGGACTCGGTGAGGACGGCAAACGAATCGACACGCCGATGAATTCGGAGGACATCATGCCGACGCTGCTGGGGCTGGCGGGCGTGCCGATTCCCGACACGGTCGAAGGGCTCGATTACAGCGGGTACATGAAAGGCGGCGACAATCCGAACAAGGACAATGCGGCGCTGATCACGTGCCCCGCGCCGTTCGGCGAATGGACGCGGGCGCGCGGCGGCAAGGAATTCCGCGGCGTGCGGACCGAGCGTTACACCTATGCCCGCGATCTGAACGGGCCGTGGCTTCTGTACGACAATCAGACGGACCCGTACCAGCTTCGCAATCTCATCGACGACCCGGCGGCGAACGATCTGAAGACGAAGCTCGACGCCCTGCTGACGCGCCGGCTGGCGGAGACGCATGACGACTTCAAACCGGCGCAGGTCTACATCGACCGCTGGCATTGGAAAGTTCAGGCCGACGGGACGGCCGGTTACACGAAGTAG
- a CDS encoding alpha-L-fucosidase, which yields MARLALALVLAQLAMNSMVLPVRAETPQQHATRMAWWREARFGMFVHWGVYAVPAGEYDGREVKGPSEWLMNNAPVPVGEYVKYASRFNPAKYDPAAWVAAAKAAGMKYIVITSKHHDGFCLWDSKVTDYDVVDATPYGKDLLAPLAAECRKQGLHFGVYYSIMDWHHPSQEPGGKNGQYSPTKMKDGKKPEYVAYMKAQLKELTDELSPEVFWFDGEWPDWWTEADGRDLYDYLLSLNPNVIVNNRVGKGRKGMEGLSKSDQQYAGDFGTPEQRIPPQGLPGVDWESCMTMNNSWGYKKTDHQFKSAPDLIRNLIDIASKGGNYLLNVGPTAEGEIPAESLDRLAAIGQWMTINGDAIHGSTASPFPAIPAWGRVTTGDHKLYLCVFDWPKDHQLVVPRLHNQVPGQYLISNPTGKIKLQPNIDSWTILLPDAAPDATASVVVMEIEGNTAPVTDEPFVVEQGTDGSITLAAHNATTHGKLVRYEPQPYKNTVGYWANPDDWYDWQFTVTKPGSFQVVIQQGCGKGNGGSDVSVTVDDQAIQFTVQDTGGFQNFIDRGIGIVTLDKPGPHTLAIHCLKKARSAVMDCRQVLLIPTK from the coding sequence ATGGCGCGATTGGCTTTGGCGCTGGTATTGGCGCAGCTGGCGATGAACAGCATGGTGTTGCCGGTGCGCGCTGAGACACCCCAGCAGCATGCGACGCGCATGGCCTGGTGGCGCGAGGCGCGCTTCGGCATGTTCGTGCATTGGGGTGTCTACGCCGTCCCCGCCGGCGAATACGACGGCAGGGAAGTGAAGGGCCCCAGCGAATGGCTCATGAACAACGCGCCCGTGCCGGTCGGCGAATACGTCAAGTACGCCAGCCGGTTCAATCCGGCGAAGTACGATCCCGCCGCATGGGTCGCCGCGGCGAAGGCGGCGGGCATGAAGTACATCGTCATCACGTCCAAGCATCACGATGGCTTTTGCCTCTGGGACTCGAAGGTGACCGACTACGACGTGGTGGACGCGACGCCGTACGGCAAGGACCTGCTCGCGCCGCTCGCCGCCGAGTGCCGCAAGCAGGGGCTGCACTTCGGCGTGTACTACTCGATCATGGACTGGCATCACCCATCGCAGGAACCCGGCGGCAAAAACGGCCAGTACAGCCCGACGAAAATGAAGGACGGCAAAAAGCCCGAGTATGTCGCTTACATGAAAGCGCAGCTCAAGGAGCTGACCGACGAGCTGAGCCCTGAAGTTTTCTGGTTCGACGGCGAATGGCCGGACTGGTGGACCGAAGCGGACGGGCGCGATTTGTACGATTACCTGTTGTCGCTCAATCCGAATGTCATCGTCAACAATCGCGTCGGCAAGGGCCGCAAGGGCATGGAAGGTTTGAGCAAGAGCGATCAGCAGTACGCCGGCGACTTCGGCACGCCGGAGCAGCGGATTCCGCCGCAGGGTTTGCCCGGCGTGGATTGGGAATCGTGCATGACGATGAACAATTCGTGGGGCTACAAGAAGACGGACCATCAGTTCAAATCCGCCCCCGACCTGATCCGCAACCTCATCGACATCGCCTCCAAAGGCGGCAACTACCTGCTCAACGTCGGACCCACGGCCGAGGGTGAAATCCCCGCCGAAAGTCTCGATCGTCTCGCGGCGATCGGACAATGGATGACGATCAATGGTGATGCGATTCACGGCTCGACCGCCAGTCCGTTCCCCGCGATCCCGGCATGGGGTCGCGTCACGACGGGGGATCACAAACTCTACCTTTGCGTTTTCGACTGGCCCAAGGATCACCAGCTCGTCGTGCCGCGCCTGCACAATCAGGTTCCGGGGCAGTATCTCATCAGTAATCCAACCGGCAAAATCAAGCTTCAGCCGAACATCGATTCGTGGACCATCCTCCTGCCCGACGCGGCGCCGGATGCGACGGCGAGCGTGGTCGTGATGGAGATCGAAGGGAACACGGCGCCTGTGACCGACGAGCCGTTCGTCGTCGAGCAGGGGACCGATGGTTCAATCACGCTCGCCGCTCACAACGCCACGACGCACGGCAAACTTGTCCGCTACGAACCACAACCCTACAAAAACACCGTCGGTTACTGGGCGAATCCCGATGACTGGTACGACTGGCAATTCACCGTGACGAAGCCCGGCTCGTTCCAGGTCGTCATTCAACAGGGATGCGGCAAAGGCAACGGCGGCAGCGACGTGTCCGTCACCGTCGACGATCAGGCGATTCAGTTCACCGTGCAGGACACCGGCGGATTTCAGAACTTCATCGACCGCGGCATCGGCATCGTCACCCTCGACAAACCCGGCCCGCACACGCTCGCCATCCACTGCCTCAAAAAAGCCAGGTCCGCCGTCATGGACTGCCGCCAGGTCCTGCTCATCCCAACGAAGTGA